CCTGGCAGAGAGGGCAGACAGGGTTGCATGGCCAATTTCGTGCAAGAAGCCTGTCAGCGGTTAAGATCCTTTGTTGCAGCAGTAGCCAAGTGAAAAACCTGTGTTTGCCCTCAGTTTGCGCCCTCCAAATAGCTGCTGGTTGGAATGTGCAATAGGATCCTCTGAACTGAGCTAGATACGCTGTCTTGGCACTGTACTCTCCGTTTGCAGACCATCTCCAGGTAATTGCATCAGGCTGATCATTTAGAGTTATGTTCTGAACTGAGTCCCACAGTAAAAGAAACTCTGCCATTTCTGTAACTGAATTCATTCTCCAGAGCCCTCTAGTCCAATTGTGCTCAATGATCTCCTCATGGACTGTCTTATTCTTTCTCCACGCAAGATTGTAGAGATTTGGGGCGATGTCTCTTGGAGCTTTACCATCACCCGTTTTAGATTGTCACTTACTCTCTTTGAGATTTATGATAGTGTACGTAGGCTTCCTTTTTTGAACGAACAACACTCGACGAGTgcgtttctattgatatagcagaaaatatAAGATTATAGCCCTGAGAGGTCATAATCAGATAAAAAAAACCTACCGAAAAAACTAAACCACCAAGACGCACACTGGAGCAACACCAACACAGGCAAGGAAAACGTCCCGACACCGAAGAGTAAGAGAATATTTGTATGGCTAGTTCCACTTAAAGTACGTGACTACATTTATTCTTGAAGAAGCTAAGAATTTCTTGGATGTTTCCACCCTCGATTTTGTTCCTCAACACATATCGATCCATTAACTTTTTTAAGCAGCAATGTTTTTTGAAGTGGCCGTATCGACGAGTATGTTTCGATACTCcctatttattttcttgcaCAAATCTTAAAGCCAGCCAGCAATTAATTATGAATTTCATTAATTATTTTTCTGTTGTGTCTCATGTTTTAGTTTTCTTCTAAGTCAAAATTTATCTAATTTTGCCGATGATGGTTAAAAAATATACGAAAGTCTACTATAATCAATTTGATTTTATTAAGTTCACCATGAATATGTATTGATAGTAATTTTTTAGTATTATAGtatatgttaatatatttttctataaatttataaaaaagtCAAACTTAATACAAAACCACACCTTTACCTTTAAAGGACGAAAGTTTGTTTGGGACCATTCACTTCTCTTTCAAGAGGTGATAAAGAAATTCATTTTCGTTTTATACTCACCATCACCATCcttctcccctccatttttttcTCCCCACATTAAGGATCCATCTCTTTCCAATACATTGACCTCCCTGGCAGCCtggctccctccctctctctctccaaaccCGCGTCTGTTCAAGCTGCTGCTTTTGTTCCTCTGTTCCTTCCTTCTTTACAATACAAAAATCAAACACAAGATTCCCAGCGATGATCccctcttcctccttggctTCTGTCTCCATCGCGAGAAGAGGCGACAGACAAGAAGACGACACCCGATTCAGGCGGCACTCCCACCATTGCTGCTGACCACCTCCAAATTGTCTTCTTCCCCCCGCTACCTGGCTCTCTCTAGATCGAGTCACGGGTCAGGCGCTTCCCCCCCTGACCCGGCGCCATGAGCCACTACACCATGCATGCAACCATCAACTACGCCGCGCTGCCGCCCACGTCGCCGCTGCAGCTCCCCCTCCCGTacctcccgccgcctccgccgccgccgttatcgctcccgccgctgctgtcgccgccgccaccggtggCGGCGTCGTCCACTGATGcgggctttcagagcaggatcAGCCCCAGCGTCCTCCTCATCATCCTGATCCTGGCCGTCATCTTTTTCGTCTCCGGCCTGCTGCACCTCCTCGTCCGGTTCcttctccgcccgtcgccgcgggACGCCGGCGACGCGTACGGGGGCGACGCGAACGCCACCGCGTTCCAGGGGCAGCTCCAGCAGCTGTTCCACCTCCACGACGCCGGCGTCGACCAGTCCTTCATCGACGCGCTGCCGGTGTTCCTCTACGGCGCcgtggtcggcgccggcgggaaGGACCCCTTTGACTGCGCGGTCTGCCTCTGCGAGTTCGCGGACGacgaccgcctccgcctcctcccaaAGTGCAGCCACGCGTTCCACGTCGACTGCATCGACACGTGGCTGCTGTCGCACTCCacctgcccgctctgccgcCGCAGCCTCCTCGCCGACTTCTCCCCCTGCGGCGGCGGATGCAGCCCGCTGGTGTTCGTCCTCGAGTCCGGCTCCGAGGCCTCCGTCTCGGATCGCTTCGATGCGGTGTCCTCGGCGCGCCTCAGCTTCGTCatggagcaggaggaggcagGGCAGGACCGGAAGCACGTCGCCGCGGAGCCCgtggagaagaaggacgaggTGGTCGTCCCCGTCAAGCTCGGCAAGTTCAGGAGCCAGGCCACCGAAGGTGCCGGCGGCAGCGACAACACTGGAAGCCAGGACGTGAGGCGGTGCTTTTCCATGGGGACCTACGAGTACGTAATGGACGAGAGCTCCCTGCTCCGTGTCGCCGTCAAGCCACCGGAGAAGAAGCGCCCCGCGACGCGCATGCCGGGGCACCGCGTCG
The genomic region above belongs to Setaria italica strain Yugu1 chromosome VI, Setaria_italica_v2.0, whole genome shotgun sequence and contains:
- the LOC101759924 gene encoding RING-H2 finger protein ATL13; the encoded protein is MSHYTMHATINYAALPPTSPLQLPLPYLPPPPPPPLSLPPLLSPPPPVAASSTDAGFQSRISPSVLLIILILAVIFFVSGLLHLLVRFLLRPSPRDAGDAYGGDANATAFQGQLQQLFHLHDAGVDQSFIDALPVFLYGAVVGAGGKDPFDCAVCLCEFADDDRLRLLPKCSHAFHVDCIDTWLLSHSTCPLCRRSLLADFSPCGGGCSPLVFVLESGSEASVSDRFDAVSSARLSFVMEQEEAGQDRKHVAAEPVEKKDEVVVPVKLGKFRSQATEGAGGSDNTGSQDVRRCFSMGTYEYVMDESSLLRVAVKPPEKKRPATRMPGHRVAMSECDCHSKREGFRGFDAPPKQQQPSKASVDKRESFSISKIWMRGGPRRKDVSSGGAIAAGSCSNSRRVSSFRLSSALQRAASDVGVAAAVPKRRADVVSPVTESEYNVSTWDKSASGSVVDWDLESAGGGHSLSSRADEAPSFARRTLLWIRGHL